A genomic window from Halogeometricum borinquense DSM 11551 includes:
- a CDS encoding glycosyltransferase, whose product MPSNIAIIHYCEGAGHATRMLAIARALESAGCEIQIAGGGAGARFVDLNGYDAFEPTTVDYIGDYQDGTVTDLLAGSIPDTTRRISEIVEWLRKTDPDAVVTDDMFAVMAAVRVGIPQYVVKHDMPSIYEDRTERLGAQFHCSLQLSVSREFFYPAVWEPKPDDPDQAVHVPPIALDGSDDGVPADIDVVVVPSHYSNLESVGERLTDRGLSVVNVGSEGWEAVPSLLPYLRAADAVVCSGYSTVMDAAVAGTHCVVYPATDEQSGVASRLRDLRGFSVVGDEDAAVAAAQASMESPSYKNGATVVADRVLSDLRSREQSKSDQTGKPTRRGMLRAAAATVGTTVIGTAAVSAATPKAYAIRGSRRADRSFDQESAVSMLTENSQQVENQLPTVTSDDETSRFDGATVMVEALADQWERVSGPGVIRAMQMTVTLPDDDEADYRHWLWMGADTTDTQTRTGLLGGKSALVPRHIRLTFGPAVGTVERVGVMESDESSGLYGSFGPDETPPKHPSGAPPDGTASIIWQGKDDKRNVSLLGYCDTSIPESADADDWEGAAWQFAFDADPVDN is encoded by the coding sequence ATGCCCTCCAACATCGCCATCATCCACTACTGTGAAGGTGCGGGACACGCGACGCGGATGCTAGCGATTGCCCGCGCCCTCGAATCCGCGGGCTGTGAAATCCAGATCGCAGGTGGTGGAGCGGGCGCCCGGTTCGTCGATTTGAACGGATACGACGCGTTCGAACCGACGACCGTCGATTACATCGGCGATTATCAAGACGGAACGGTGACTGATCTCCTTGCAGGAAGTATCCCCGACACGACCCGTCGGATCTCCGAAATCGTGGAGTGGCTTCGCAAAACCGACCCGGACGCCGTCGTCACCGACGACATGTTTGCCGTGATGGCCGCCGTCCGAGTCGGCATCCCGCAGTACGTCGTGAAACACGACATGCCGAGCATCTACGAGGACCGAACGGAACGACTCGGCGCGCAGTTTCACTGTTCGCTGCAACTGTCCGTCTCCCGGGAGTTCTTCTACCCCGCCGTCTGGGAACCGAAACCCGATGATCCCGACCAAGCGGTTCACGTCCCGCCGATTGCCCTCGACGGATCGGATGATGGCGTCCCCGCAGATATCGATGTCGTCGTCGTCCCAAGCCATTACTCCAACCTCGAATCGGTCGGGGAGCGACTCACAGACCGCGGCCTGTCGGTTGTAAACGTTGGCTCCGAGGGATGGGAAGCGGTCCCCTCCCTGCTTCCGTACCTCCGCGCGGCCGACGCCGTCGTTTGCTCCGGGTACTCGACCGTCATGGACGCCGCAGTAGCGGGCACCCACTGCGTGGTATATCCTGCAACCGACGAGCAGTCGGGTGTCGCCAGCCGACTGCGGGACCTCCGCGGGTTCTCCGTCGTCGGCGACGAGGACGCCGCGGTCGCCGCCGCACAGGCATCGATGGAGTCACCGTCCTACAAAAACGGCGCGACGGTCGTCGCCGACCGAGTCCTCTCGGATTTGCGGTCGCGCGAGCAATCGAAGTCGGACCAGACAGGGAAGCCAACACGGCGAGGCATGCTCCGTGCCGCGGCGGCGACAGTTGGAACAACAGTTATCGGGACTGCGGCAGTGTCAGCCGCCACGCCGAAGGCGTACGCCATCCGCGGCAGTCGGCGTGCTGACCGCTCGTTCGATCAGGAGAGCGCAGTCAGCATGCTCACGGAGAACAGCCAACAGGTCGAAAACCAGTTGCCGACGGTAACTAGTGACGACGAAACCAGTCGGTTCGACGGTGCGACGGTGATGGTCGAAGCACTCGCAGACCAGTGGGAACGCGTCTCCGGCCCGGGAGTCATCCGAGCGATGCAGATGACAGTTACACTGCCGGACGACGACGAAGCCGACTACCGACACTGGCTCTGGATGGGCGCAGACACAACAGACACCCAAACGCGAACGGGACTGTTGGGTGGAAAATCGGCACTCGTCCCGCGACACATCCGTCTCACGTTCGGGCCGGCCGTCGGCACTGTCGAACGAGTTGGCGTTATGGAATCCGACGAGAGTAGCGGTTTGTACGGCTCGTTCGGACCGGACGAGACGCCGCCCAAACACCCGTCGGGGGCACCCCCGGACGGAACGGCATCCATCATCTGGCAGGGAAAGGATGACAAGCGCAATGTCTCGCTGTTAGGATACTGCGACACGTCGATACCCGAGTCAGCCGACGCCGACG
- a CDS encoding IS200/IS605 family transposon protein TnpB, whose protein sequence is MKRANTFEVVPLSDEDEELLRRLLDASAALWNEINYERREHYADPDGDVWDISEYRGRYGGVLGASTVQQIERKNREAWKSFFSLRKKGEANGKPGYWGNADEGRELRTYIRNTSYSVEWGEYSRLEILVGKDLKDEYGLGHRERLRLEVRGDPNWTEYEKQGRLELFYDEQAQSFRAFQPVTVDDSRLAQPLASEEAALDIGANNLVACTTTTGQQLLYEGRDLFDRFRETTREIARLQSLLEEGRYSSHRIRRLYDRRTKRRDHAQDALARDLIERLYDEGVSTVYVGALTDVLETHWSVETNAKTHNFWAFRAFVNRVACTAKEYGMSVEVRSEAWTSQECPNCGSTEETTRHRDTLTCPCGFEGHADLVASETFLRRHQNSLSSDWRTRHSVSRQRQTTVTRSMARPVCLKWDNHEWLESSRSPRPNEEHTNPQVASVGR, encoded by the coding sequence ATGAAGCGAGCCAACACGTTCGAGGTGGTTCCTCTGTCCGACGAGGACGAGGAGTTGCTTCGACGCCTGTTGGACGCTTCTGCCGCTCTCTGGAACGAAATCAACTACGAGCGCCGCGAACACTATGCTGACCCAGACGGAGACGTGTGGGACATCAGCGAGTATCGTGGTCGCTACGGCGGTGTTCTCGGGGCGTCCACGGTTCAGCAAATCGAGCGCAAGAACCGCGAAGCGTGGAAGTCGTTCTTCAGCCTTAGGAAGAAAGGCGAAGCCAACGGAAAACCCGGATACTGGGGCAACGCAGACGAAGGTCGAGAACTCCGCACGTACATCCGAAACACGTCGTACTCGGTCGAGTGGGGTGAATACTCCCGGCTCGAAATCCTCGTCGGCAAAGACCTGAAAGACGAGTACGGGTTGGGACACCGCGAACGCCTCCGGCTCGAAGTTCGGGGCGACCCGAACTGGACGGAGTATGAGAAGCAGGGTCGATTGGAGTTGTTCTACGACGAGCAAGCACAATCGTTCAGGGCCTTTCAGCCAGTCACCGTCGATGATTCTCGACTGGCACAACCACTGGCTTCGGAAGAAGCCGCTCTGGATATTGGTGCGAACAACCTCGTCGCCTGCACAACCACAACCGGTCAACAACTATTGTACGAAGGACGTGACCTGTTCGACAGGTTCCGCGAGACGACACGAGAAATCGCCCGACTCCAATCACTGTTGGAGGAAGGTCGATACAGCAGTCACCGAATCCGACGCCTGTACGACCGACGTACCAAGCGACGTGACCACGCCCAAGACGCACTCGCCCGTGACCTCATCGAACGCCTCTACGATGAAGGCGTTTCGACGGTGTACGTTGGGGCGTTAACTGACGTGTTGGAAACGCACTGGTCGGTAGAGACGAACGCGAAAACGCACAATTTCTGGGCGTTCAGGGCGTTCGTGAACCGGGTGGCGTGTACCGCCAAGGAATACGGTATGTCGGTAGAGGTTCGGTCGGAGGCGTGGACGAGTCAGGAGTGTCCCAACTGTGGTTCGACAGAGGAGACGACGCGCCACAGAGATACGCTGACGTGTCCGTGTGGCTTCGAGGGGCACGCTGACCTCGTGGCGTCAGAGACGTTCTTGAGACGTCATCAGAACTCTCTGAGTTCTGATTGGCGAACGAGACACTCTGTGTCTCGTCAACGGCAGACGACGGTAACACGGTCGATGGCACGGCCTGTATGCCTCAAGTGGGACAACCACGAATGGTTGGAGTCATCACGCTCTCCCCGTCCCAACGAGGAGCATACGAACCCGCAAGTTGCCTCCGTGGGTCGGTAA
- a CDS encoding glycosyltransferase: MGRPPTTVLLPTTTWTTACQEVADQLGPDDELLVVCDDESDRVADRDGLPAGVEVVVAGVPDGCSGKANAIDVGMERARHDRIVWTDDDFHHPDDWLATLNADYETHGPVSEVPFFVGQDPLSILLEPGYAFGGTFSVWAGDVIWGGAVIFERSDLDVDAFRKELRQTISDDGLLGEYIDVTTLRRARRVEMGGSVRETLERHVRFMKLVRYHDPPAAVVNIVLLLVLTAFSIRFPLGTGAVLTAMHGAIYLAFGQRRWTALLAYPSVLAMVPLMAYAYARRTFVWGGRRYRWHSKFDVEIVD; this comes from the coding sequence ATGGGCCGCCCGCCAACGACAGTTCTTCTCCCGACGACCACGTGGACCACCGCATGCCAGGAAGTCGCTGATCAGCTCGGGCCTGACGACGAACTGCTCGTGGTCTGTGACGACGAGTCGGATCGTGTCGCGGACCGCGATGGCCTCCCCGCAGGAGTCGAAGTGGTCGTCGCGGGCGTGCCCGATGGCTGTTCGGGCAAGGCCAACGCCATCGACGTCGGGATGGAACGGGCACGCCACGACCGCATCGTCTGGACCGACGATGACTTCCACCACCCCGACGACTGGCTGGCCACTCTCAACGCTGACTACGAAACGCACGGCCCCGTCTCGGAAGTCCCCTTCTTCGTCGGCCAGGACCCACTCTCCATACTGCTCGAACCGGGATACGCGTTCGGCGGGACGTTCAGTGTCTGGGCTGGCGACGTCATATGGGGCGGTGCCGTGATCTTTGAGCGCTCGGACCTCGACGTCGACGCCTTTCGAAAGGAACTACGCCAGACGATCAGCGACGACGGGCTGCTCGGGGAGTACATCGACGTGACGACGCTCCGGCGCGCTCGACGCGTTGAAATGGGCGGATCCGTTCGAGAGACGCTAGAACGCCACGTCAGATTCATGAAACTGGTCCGCTACCACGATCCGCCAGCGGCGGTCGTCAATATTGTTCTGCTACTGGTGTTAACCGCTTTCTCAATCCGCTTCCCCCTCGGTACGGGGGCAGTATTGACGGCCATGCACGGAGCCATCTACCTCGCGTTTGGACAGCGGCGATGGACCGCACTGCTCGCCTATCCGTCGGTACTCGCCATGGTGCCGCTGATGGCCTACGCGTACGCACGTCGGACCTTCGTCTGGGGTGGCCGGCGCTATCGCTGGCACAGCAAGTTCGACGTTGAAATCGTCGATTGA
- a CDS encoding DUF7553 family protein — protein MNRHFEDAWYYLRRAGNHLADGLREEAKPVERRIRSALGREREEESEPTGRERLESELRDVPRRAERGGKKAIKKARGRIKRYRGGASE, from the coding sequence ATGAATCGACACTTCGAAGATGCGTGGTACTACCTCCGACGTGCGGGAAATCACCTCGCGGACGGACTGCGAGAAGAGGCCAAGCCGGTCGAACGACGAATCCGGTCAGCACTCGGGCGTGAACGCGAAGAAGAGTCGGAACCAACCGGGCGCGAGCGGTTAGAATCGGAACTCCGCGATGTGCCGCGGCGTGCCGAACGCGGTGGAAAGAAGGCCATCAAGAAGGCTCGCGGTCGGATCAAGCGGTACCGAGGTGGCGCATCCGAGTAA
- a CDS encoding cob(I)yrinic acid a,c-diamide adenosyltransferase — MKIYTGRGDEGMTDLRDMSRVSKTSPRIEAYGTVDEVNALVGSVRPTGYDDIDEKLERIQNHLHIVQADFANPDPEDDDPVIAEAHVEEVESYIDDVEEELEPLQSFILPGGGDSGAKLHHARAVSRRAERRAVALATDQSVNEQAIQYLNRLSDALFVFARLVNQRDGVPEESPTY; from the coding sequence ATGAAAATTTACACCGGGCGCGGCGACGAGGGGATGACCGACCTTCGGGACATGTCGCGGGTGTCGAAGACGAGCCCTCGGATCGAAGCCTACGGGACCGTAGACGAGGTGAACGCGCTCGTCGGGAGCGTCCGACCGACGGGATACGACGATATAGACGAGAAACTAGAGCGTATCCAGAACCATCTCCACATCGTGCAGGCGGATTTCGCAAATCCGGACCCTGAAGACGATGATCCGGTCATCGCTGAAGCGCACGTCGAGGAGGTAGAGTCGTATATCGACGACGTAGAGGAGGAACTCGAACCGCTCCAGTCGTTCATCCTCCCCGGTGGCGGCGATTCGGGAGCGAAACTTCACCACGCGCGCGCAGTGTCGCGGCGGGCAGAGCGCCGCGCCGTCGCGCTGGCGACAGATCAGTCAGTGAACGAGCAAGCGATTCAGTACCTCAACCGACTCTCGGACGCGCTGTTCGTATTTGCGCGACTGGTGAACCAACGCGATGGCGTCCCTGAGGAGTCACCGACGTACTAA
- a CDS encoding glutaredoxin family protein, translated as MSITVYALDGCPYCEKVHDALEEHGVEYETEWVEALHSERNEVKRVSGQRSVPVLVDDERGITMGESDNIVQYIERTLA; from the coding sequence ATGAGCATCACGGTGTACGCGCTGGACGGATGTCCGTACTGCGAGAAGGTACACGACGCACTGGAAGAACACGGCGTCGAGTACGAGACAGAGTGGGTCGAGGCGCTTCACTCCGAACGCAACGAAGTGAAACGCGTGAGCGGTCAGCGTAGCGTGCCCGTTCTCGTGGACGACGAACGGGGAATCACGATGGGCGAGTCCGACAATATCGTGCAGTACATCGAGAGGACCCTCGCATGA